In one window of Cellulophaga sp. HaHa_2_95 DNA:
- a CDS encoding MFS transporter translates to MDPYAALRYKEFNIFLLVRFAMVFAWSMQFIVIEWQVYTLTKDPLSLGIIGLMEVIPAVSMALFAGHIVDQKEKRNLLMLCILGFSVISFGLFVISIPSVIVDLDTKTILYTIYGLVFLGGIVRSFIGPTIFSLIALIVPKKIYPNAATWSSSTWQMASVLGPALAGFSISYIGVHWSMCLIFGFSILALIALFKIGPKPILNPKIGEPIFESLSEGLKFVFTNKAILGALTLDMIAVLFGGAVALLSVFAQDILHVGAEGFGILRAAPAVGAAITMLGSTRFPIHKNAGKKLLLAVFGFGLCMIVFGWSVYFWVSVAALFLSGALDGISMVVRQTILQLKTPDHMRGRVASVNSIFVGSSNELGAFESGVTAKLMGTATAVIFGGIMTITTVGITALAFPKFRKLDLQKDVEEHEAED, encoded by the coding sequence ATGGATCCGTATGCTGCTTTACGCTATAAAGAGTTCAATATTTTTTTACTAGTCCGTTTTGCCATGGTTTTTGCATGGTCTATGCAATTTATTGTAATAGAATGGCAGGTGTATACCTTAACTAAAGATCCGTTATCCTTAGGGATTATTGGCTTAATGGAGGTTATTCCTGCAGTTTCTATGGCGCTTTTTGCTGGGCATATTGTAGACCAGAAAGAAAAACGAAACCTGTTGATGCTTTGTATTCTTGGTTTTTCTGTTATTAGTTTTGGTCTGTTTGTGATTAGTATCCCTTCTGTGATTGTCGATTTAGATACCAAAACTATTTTATATACCATATATGGCTTAGTATTTTTAGGAGGTATCGTACGTTCTTTTATTGGTCCCACTATTTTTTCATTAATCGCCTTAATTGTTCCTAAAAAAATATATCCCAATGCTGCGACATGGAGTAGTTCTACCTGGCAAATGGCGTCTGTTTTAGGTCCAGCGTTGGCAGGGTTCTCTATCAGTTATATTGGTGTGCATTGGTCCATGTGTTTAATCTTTGGTTTTTCTATACTGGCATTAATAGCACTTTTTAAAATAGGACCTAAACCAATTCTAAATCCGAAAATAGGAGAGCCAATTTTTGAAAGCTTAAGCGAAGGTTTAAAATTTGTATTTACGAACAAAGCCATCTTAGGTGCATTAACACTAGACATGATCGCCGTTTTATTTGGTGGCGCCGTGGCGCTATTGTCTGTCTTTGCACAAGATATTTTGCATGTGGGCGCAGAAGGTTTCGGGATTTTAAGAGCGGCGCCCGCAGTGGGAGCAGCAATTACCATGTTGGGCTCTACCCGATTTCCTATTCATAAAAATGCTGGGAAAAAATTACTCTTGGCGGTATTTGGTTTTGGTCTTTGTATGATTGTTTTTGGATGGTCTGTATATTTTTGGGTATCTGTAGCGGCTTTGTTTTTAAGTGGAGCGCTAGACGGAATTTCCATGGTAGTACGTCAAACCATTTTACAATTGAAAACTCCAGACCATATGCGGGGTCGCGTAGCATCTGTAAACTCCATTTTTGTAGGTTCTTCTAATGAATTAGGTGCTTTTGAAAGCGGCGTAACTGCAAAATTAATGGGCACGGCTACTGCTGTAATTTTTGGAGGTATTATGACCATAACTACAGTAGGGATAACTGCTCTTGCTTTTCCTAAATTTAGAAAGCTAGACCTTCAGAAAGATGTTGAGGAACATGAGGCAGAAGATTAA
- a CDS encoding carboxymuconolactone decarboxylase family protein translates to MALVQPLDPNHDKETKELAEFFNETLGFCPNSVLTMQHRPAISKAFINLNKAVMANEGRVTSALKRMIAWVSSNATGCRYCQAHAIRAAERYGAEQEQLDNIWEYRTHAAFSEAERAALDFSLQASQVPNGVDAEIKERLYQYWNEGEIVEMLGVISLFGYLNRWNDSMGTTIENDAVESADQYLGKTGWEKGKHDGSKY, encoded by the coding sequence ATGGCCTTAGTACAACCTTTAGATCCGAATCATGATAAAGAAACCAAAGAATTAGCAGAATTCTTTAATGAAACGCTGGGCTTCTGTCCAAATTCTGTGTTAACCATGCAGCACAGACCTGCAATTTCTAAAGCATTTATAAATTTAAATAAAGCCGTTATGGCTAATGAAGGTAGAGTTACTTCTGCCTTAAAACGTATGATTGCTTGGGTAAGTAGTAATGCCACAGGATGCCGCTATTGCCAAGCACATGCCATTAGAGCCGCTGAGCGCTACGGAGCAGAGCAAGAGCAATTAGATAATATTTGGGAATACAGAACTCATGCTGCTTTCTCTGAGGCAGAACGTGCTGCATTAGATTTTTCATTGCAAGCATCTCAAGTACCAAATGGTGTTGATGCCGAAATAAAAGAACGTTTATACCAATATTGGAATGAAGGTGAAATTGTAGAAATGCTAGGTGTTATTTCTCTTTTTGGCTATTTAAATAGATGGAATGATTCTATGGGAACCACTATAGAAAATGACGCTGTTGAAAGTGCTGATCAATATCTA
- a CDS encoding OsmC family protein, whose amino-acid sequence MSTTNHISTKWLGNMTFESNNPSGNSLKIDIAKEDGGDGNGYRPKALMLSSLAGCSGLDVAALIKKMKLDVEEFHIETIANLTDEHPKFYDKVAVEYHFHGANLKEDKLQRAVDLSVEKYCGVMEMFREFAEVEINTFFHNK is encoded by the coding sequence ATGAGCACAACAAATCATATATCAACCAAATGGTTGGGCAACATGACCTTTGAAAGTAATAACCCTTCTGGGAATAGTTTAAAAATAGATATTGCTAAAGAAGATGGTGGTGATGGTAATGGGTACAGACCTAAAGCATTAATGCTTTCTTCTCTTGCAGGATGCTCAGGATTGGATGTAGCAGCATTAATAAAAAAAATGAAATTAGACGTAGAAGAATTTCATATTGAAACCATTGCAAATTTGACGGATGAGCACCCAAAGTTTTATGATAAAGTAGCGGTAGAATATCATTTTCATGGCGCTAATCTTAAAGAAGATAAATTGCAAAGGGCAGTAGATTTATCCGTAGAAAAATATTGTGGCGTAATGGAAATGTTTCGTGAGTTTGCTGAGGTAGAAATAAATACTTTTTTCCATAATAAATAA
- a CDS encoding immunity 49 family protein produces MEINKTITPMEESDRYLNKYIDDLENNTFEVFENNVTKRSLNGYAFSLIDELTNSTTCPNQDRALQTKALHYFKILAKAFYHLAYSAGTEVTVQFRDKPVQHVGVAYKSNMGFADWLNTYSIFRVLRDQAGLNVLEGITDSAMDRAETSWDTLDKNMLHFLCSLHTNPKTREKLLIDAIKSTYADSGDYLQEGFAIEFVTYLYEPLLFVYEALLRNNEEDFNAQLIEALTRHKTYYDTKKNNRCNDSDGWISWRLLGAVALAYDNGIKINIKSDYIPEWLYKGEFDTATLPKYMVS; encoded by the coding sequence ATGGAAATTAACAAAACTATTACTCCCATGGAGGAGTCTGATCGATATTTAAATAAATATATTGACGATTTAGAAAATAATACATTTGAAGTTTTTGAGAATAATGTTACGAAAAGATCTTTGAATGGATATGCTTTTTCGTTAATAGATGAATTAACTAATTCCACAACCTGTCCAAATCAAGACAGAGCCTTACAGACGAAAGCATTGCATTATTTCAAAATTTTAGCAAAAGCCTTTTATCATTTAGCATACTCTGCAGGTACAGAAGTAACCGTACAATTTAGAGACAAACCTGTACAGCATGTTGGTGTTGCCTATAAGAGCAATATGGGCTTTGCTGATTGGTTGAACACCTATAGTATATTTAGAGTACTACGGGACCAAGCAGGTTTAAATGTATTGGAAGGTATTACAGATAGTGCTATGGATCGGGCAGAAACAAGTTGGGATACTTTAGATAAAAACATGCTCCATTTTCTTTGTAGTTTACATACTAACCCCAAAACAAGGGAGAAGTTATTAATAGATGCTATTAAATCTACCTACGCAGATTCTGGAGATTATTTACAAGAAGGCTTTGCTATAGAATTTGTAACCTATTTATACGAGCCCTTGTTGTTTGTATATGAAGCGCTTTTGCGAAATAATGAAGAAGATTTCAATGCACAATTAATAGAAGCACTTACTAGGCATAAAACGTATTATGACACAAAAAAAAATAACCGCTGTAACGATTCAGATGGTTGGATAAGTTGGCGTCTTTTAGGAGCAGTTGCCTTGGCATACGATAATGGTATAAAAATTAATATAAAAAGTGATTATATTCCAGAATGGCTGTACAAAGGAGAGTTTGATACTGCTACGCTTCCGAAATATATGGTAAGCTAA
- the recJ gene encoding single-stranded-DNA-specific exonuclease RecJ, whose protein sequence is MRWTIKAKPEEEKIKELASALNVEDLVAQLLLQRGISTFEEAKLFFRPQLSDLHDPFLMKDMDIAVARIETAINEGENILVFGDYDVDGTTAVALMSSYLLSFYPNVATYIPDRYAEGYGVSYKGIDFAEDNNFSLIIALDCGVKAVDKVAYAKEKGVDFIICDHHRPGDTLPDAVAILDPKRSDCTYPYDELCGCGVGFKLIQALGSRQGETIQDLIPYLDLVATAIGADIVPITGENRVLAYYGLKVINSDPRAGFKAIINQIKKTVLTITDVVFVIAPRINAAGRMVHGQHAVNLLTETNQAQAEKFAGEIEKYNIDRRGLDQEITKEALTQIIENEEEEGFTSVVYKETWHKGVIGIVASRLTETYYRPTLVFTKSGDKLAASARSVKDFDVYNALEGCADYIEQFGGHKYAAGLTLLEDQYNNFKHQFEKVVSETIDPNLLIPEIAVDMQIEIKDITPKLMRIIKQFEPFGPENMTPVFMAENIQDSGYAKGVGEEGKHLKFAVTQNGYGPIGGIGFNLGDKLPMLTGRKPFSAVFSIDENEWQGNVSLQLKLRDIK, encoded by the coding sequence ATGCGCTGGACGATTAAAGCCAAACCCGAAGAAGAAAAAATAAAGGAACTTGCCAGTGCTTTAAACGTAGAAGATCTTGTAGCGCAATTATTATTGCAACGTGGTATTTCTACTTTTGAAGAAGCAAAATTGTTTTTCAGACCTCAGTTATCAGACCTACATGATCCTTTTTTGATGAAGGATATGGATATTGCGGTAGCGCGTATAGAAACTGCAATTAATGAAGGAGAGAATATTCTGGTTTTTGGCGATTATGATGTAGATGGTACTACAGCAGTAGCCTTAATGTCTTCGTATTTATTGTCTTTTTATCCCAATGTGGCTACCTATATTCCAGATAGATATGCAGAAGGTTATGGCGTGTCTTATAAAGGAATTGATTTTGCAGAGGATAATAACTTCTCTTTAATAATAGCCTTAGACTGTGGGGTAAAAGCGGTAGATAAAGTGGCTTATGCCAAAGAAAAGGGCGTAGATTTTATTATTTGCGACCACCATAGACCTGGTGATACCTTGCCAGATGCTGTTGCTATTTTAGATCCTAAGAGAAGTGATTGTACGTATCCGTATGATGAACTCTGCGGGTGTGGGGTCGGTTTTAAATTGATACAAGCTTTGGGTTCTAGGCAAGGAGAAACCATTCAAGATTTAATTCCTTATTTAGATTTAGTAGCTACGGCTATTGGTGCAGATATTGTGCCTATTACGGGTGAAAATAGAGTGCTGGCCTATTATGGCTTAAAAGTGATAAACTCAGACCCAAGAGCTGGTTTTAAGGCAATAATCAATCAGATTAAAAAAACCGTATTAACCATTACCGATGTTGTTTTTGTCATTGCCCCACGGATTAATGCTGCGGGTAGAATGGTACACGGGCAGCATGCTGTTAATTTATTGACGGAAACCAATCAGGCCCAAGCTGAAAAGTTTGCAGGTGAGATAGAGAAATACAATATTGATCGGAGAGGTTTAGATCAAGAAATAACCAAAGAGGCACTTACTCAGATTATAGAAAACGAGGAGGAAGAAGGCTTTACTTCTGTAGTGTATAAAGAAACTTGGCACAAAGGAGTTATTGGTATTGTAGCCTCCAGACTTACGGAAACCTATTATAGACCAACCTTAGTGTTCACGAAAAGTGGTGATAAGTTGGCGGCTTCTGCACGTTCCGTAAAAGACTTTGATGTTTATAATGCACTCGAAGGTTGTGCAGATTATATAGAACAGTTCGGGGGACACAAATATGCAGCTGGACTTACTTTACTAGAGGACCAGTACAATAATTTTAAACATCAGTTTGAAAAAGTAGTTTCAGAAACCATAGATCCTAATTTGTTGATTCCTGAGATTGCAGTAGATATGCAAATTGAAATTAAAGACATTACACCTAAGTTAATGCGGATTATAAAACAGTTTGAACCTTTTGGTCCGGAGAATATGACGCCTGTTTTTATGGCAGAAAATATTCAAGATTCTGGGTATGCAAAGGGCGTGGGTGAAGAAGGGAAACATTTAAAATTTGCAGTTACCCAAAATGGTTATGGTCCTATTGGTGGAATTGGTTTTAATTTAGGCGATAAATTACCCATGTTAACAGGTAGAAAACCTTTTAGCGCTGTTTTTTCTATTGATGAGAATGAATGGCAAGGCAATGTGAGTTTGCAATTGAAATTGAGGGATATAAAGTAG